In Parabacteroides timonensis, the genomic stretch TCGCCTGCACCGTTTCCTTCATGCAGTCATTGCCGTCCTCGTCCGTAAAGTCGGTAATGACAGGTATCGGCTTGTAGGCTTTCTCCTCACGCTTTACCTTCTCGGCATCCACGACAATCTCGCAATGGAAAATCTTCTGCTCGATGCGCTCGCCATAGTTATCCGACACCGAACCGACAAACATGCCCTGTGTCAAGCCGGAAATCTTGCTCGGCGGGATAAGCGCGTCCATCTGCGTGTTGATGGAAGTGGAGACATCCTGCCGGTTAATGGATATGGACTGCCGTTTCTGCAACACCTTTCCGAAGCGTTCCGAAAGCGTCTTGGCGGTTTCGCCCACCACCTGACCGGAGAAGATGTTGCCGACGGTGTTCATCACGACTTTGGCCTCCTTGTCGCCATAGTCGCGCACCAACTGGCTGAAATCCTGAAAGCCCAGACACACGGCGACCTTGTTGCTCCGTGCGGTGGCGATAAGGTTGTCCAGCCCCTTGAAGTATATCGTCGGCAGCTCGTCGATGATGACCGACGACTTCAACATCCCTTTTTTATTGATTAACTTCACGATACGGGAGTTATACAGACCGAGAGCCGCGCCATAGATGTTCTGGCGGTCGGGATTGTTGCCCACGCACAGGATTTTCGGCTCTTGGGGATTGTTGATGTCCAGCGTGAACTCGCTGTCCGACATGACCCAATAGAGCTGCGGGGAAATCATGCGTGACAGCGGGATTTTCGCCGAAGCGATCTGCCCCATCAATTGCTCGGCAGCCCCACCGAGCCACGCATCCATGAACGGTGAGAGGTAGTTTTCCAGTTCCGGGTAAGAGGTCAGTATCGGGAAAATATCCTCGTAACGGCGGTTCAGGAACTCGATGGCATGGGGGAACGTGCAATATTTGCCGTTTTGAAAAATTTTGAGATACCAAATGATAGCGGCAAAGAGGATAATAGGCGATTCCACAAAGAAGTCGCCCTGCTTCTGCACCCAACTCTTATTTAAGTTGAGCATGATGGTGTACGCACTTTCATAGGCATCCGTAATATCCTCCATGAAATCCGGGTGTATCGGGTTACAGCGGTGGCTGCGGCGTGGGTCGTCGAAGTTTATCACGTAAAATTTAGGTCGTACCTTGTATCCGTCCGGGTGGTTGAGCAAATGGTTATAGGCAATCGTGGACAAGTCGCTGAACTTGAAATCATAGACATACATCGAGAAGCCCTTCTCAATCTGCTGCTTGATGAAATTGTTTACCACCGCGTATGACTTTCCGCTGCCCGGCGTACCCAACACGATGCTCGCACGAAAAACGTTTACAACGTTAATCCATCCGCTGTTCCACTTCTTCTTGTAATAGAAGCGTGTGGGCAGATTGACCGAATACT encodes the following:
- the mobC gene encoding conjugal transfer protein MobC, which translates into the protein MSQQEDDLRALAKIMDFLRAVSIILVVMNVYWFCYEAIRLWGVDIGVVDKILMNFDRTAGLFRSILYTKLFAVLLLALSCLGTKGVKGEKITWGRIWAVLAAGFVLFFLNWWILALPLPAEAVTGLYVLTVGAGYVCLLMGGLWMSRLLKTNLMDDVFNNENESFMQETRLIESEYSVNLPTRFYYKKKWNSGWINVVNVFRASIVLGTPGSGKSYAVVNNFIKQQIEKGFSMYVYDFKFSDLSTIAYNHLLNHPDGYKVRPKFYVINFDDPRRSHRCNPIHPDFMEDITDAYESAYTIMLNLNKSWVQKQGDFFVESPIILFAAIIWYLKIFQNGKYCTFPHAIEFLNRRYEDIFPILTSYPELENYLSPFMDAWLGGAAEQLMGQIASAKIPLSRMISPQLYWVMSDSEFTLDINNPQEPKILCVGNNPDRQNIYGAALGLYNSRIVKLINKKGMLKSSVIIDELPTIYFKGLDNLIATARSNKVAVCLGFQDFSQLVRDYGDKEAKVVMNTVGNIFSGQVVGETAKTLSERFGKVLQKRQSISINRQDVSTSINTQMDALIPPSKISGLTQGMFVGSVSDNYGERIEQKIFHCEIVVDAEKVKREEKAYKPIPVITDFTDEDGNDCMKETVQANYRRIKEEVKQIVADELKRIANDENLKHLLQQK